One genomic region from Candidatus Thermoplasmatota archaeon encodes:
- a CDS encoding heme o synthase produces the protein MEPRLLRFRRLALLTAGIALGQIVLGGYTASTGSGLGCGEDWPHCNGAIVPGLSVTTEVIEYAHRVWAVVLGLAGLVLLSEAIRLRHRTPEAAKAVFLAAGLFAFQAVLGGLVVMTTLRPELVALHAGFASLLFVSIAAAWLLAREPKPAPASPAVGAAAAPSPWAIAVKDYLLLLKPGILFLLVLTGITTMLVAGGLSVTLPQIGWTLLGGALSAASANVLNGYLERDLDATMVRTRNRPLPAGRVPPSHALALSVLFGVASVGVFVAFVNPLSALLAVGGIFFYVVVYTSWLKQRTPQNIVIGGAAGCFPALVGWAAVTNEIAAPALLLGLLVFLWTPPHFWALALIYKQDYASARVPMMPVVRGEGTTKRQMFLYSVLLVAATLLFYWPLGTLGWFYLGLAVALGAPFVWLAWRVLREPGLAASRSLFRYSVWYLALLFAGMVLDKVAFASPA, from the coding sequence ATGGAGCCCCGCTTGCTGCGGTTCCGGCGTCTTGCGCTCCTTACGGCCGGCATCGCGCTTGGCCAGATCGTCCTTGGAGGCTACACGGCGTCCACGGGCTCGGGCCTGGGCTGCGGCGAGGATTGGCCGCACTGCAACGGGGCCATCGTGCCGGGCTTGTCGGTCACGACCGAGGTGATCGAGTACGCGCATCGCGTGTGGGCCGTCGTATTGGGGCTCGCCGGTCTCGTGCTCCTCTCCGAGGCGATCCGGCTTCGGCACCGCACGCCCGAGGCGGCCAAGGCCGTGTTCCTGGCCGCGGGCCTCTTCGCGTTCCAGGCCGTGCTGGGCGGGCTTGTCGTCATGACGACGCTTCGCCCCGAGCTTGTGGCGCTGCACGCCGGATTCGCCTCGCTCCTGTTCGTTTCGATCGCCGCTGCTTGGCTTCTCGCGCGGGAGCCGAAGCCGGCGCCGGCGTCGCCTGCGGTCGGCGCCGCGGCGGCGCCGTCGCCGTGGGCGATCGCCGTGAAGGATTACCTTCTCCTTCTCAAGCCGGGCATCCTGTTCCTCCTCGTCCTCACCGGCATCACGACCATGCTCGTGGCCGGCGGGCTCTCGGTCACGCTTCCGCAGATCGGGTGGACGCTTCTGGGCGGCGCGCTCTCGGCCGCTTCGGCAAACGTCCTCAACGGGTACCTCGAGCGCGACCTCGACGCGACCATGGTGCGCACGCGCAACCGGCCCCTTCCCGCCGGTCGGGTGCCGCCCTCGCACGCGCTTGCCCTCTCCGTTCTCTTTGGCGTGGCAAGCGTGGGCGTCTTTGTGGCCTTCGTGAACCCGCTCTCGGCCTTGCTTGCCGTCGGCGGCATCTTCTTCTACGTCGTCGTGTACACGTCCTGGCTCAAGCAGCGGACACCCCAGAACATCGTGATCGGCGGCGCGGCCGGATGCTTCCCGGCGCTTGTCGGTTGGGCCGCCGTGACAAACGAGATCGCCGCGCCGGCGCTTCTCCTGGGCCTTCTCGTGTTCCTGTGGACGCCGCCCCACTTCTGGGCGCTTGCGCTCATCTACAAGCAGGACTACGCGTCGGCGCGCGTGCCCATGATGCCCGTCGTGCGCGGCGAGGGAACGACCAAGCGGCAGATGTTCCTCTACAGCGTGCTCCTCGTCGCCGCCACGCTCCTCTTCTATTGGCCGCTTGGCACGCTCGGCTGGTTCTACCTTGGGCTTGCAGTTGCGCTTGGCGCGCCGTTTGTCTGGCTGGCCTGGCGCGTGCTGCGCGAGCCGGGTCTTGCCGCAAGCCGCTCGCTCTTCCGCTACTCCGTCTGGTACCTCGCCCTGCTGTTTGCGGGCATGGTGCTCGACAAAGTGGCCTTCGCGTCGCCCGCCTAG